One window of the Crassaminicella thermophila genome contains the following:
- a CDS encoding sigma-54-dependent transcriptional regulator, producing MKVLIIDDEKSIRLSLRVALGKLGVKIFAVASGEEGIEIFRREKPDISIIDVNLPGINGIEVLKEIRKKDKNCIVIMITYISEVRLAVEAMKLGANDYFTKPFNMEEMKESIEDHLKYIKKSQELSDQGEENKTEIIGKSKSIQNVKEIAKKVGNMLYDTFILIQGESGTGKEIIAKAIHFNGIRRNKPYIALNCAAIPKNLQESELFGYEKGAFSDAKQQKKGLIEESNGGTLFLDEIGDMDIMLQAKLLRVLQEKKFRRIGGIKEIAFQANVIAATNKSLLKEIENGNFREDLYYRLNVVPIYTTPLRERREDIELLINYFISQYNKSLNKSVKGITKEALEICENYEWRGNVRELKNFVERVMIFQEDEWIDVENLPQNIISYESTKDSNAFIGSNLESVEMEMIHKTLQKNNWNISKTARDLGISRVTLRRKIEKYSIHK from the coding sequence ATGAAAGTACTAATTATTGATGATGAAAAAAGTATTCGACTATCATTGCGTGTTGCTTTAGGTAAGTTAGGAGTAAAAATCTTTGCAGTAGCTTCAGGAGAAGAAGGAATAGAAATTTTTAGAAGGGAAAAACCTGATATTTCAATTATTGATGTAAATTTACCAGGGATAAACGGAATAGAAGTTTTAAAGGAAATAAGAAAAAAAGATAAAAACTGCATTGTGATTATGATTACCTATATTAGTGAGGTAAGATTAGCTGTTGAGGCAATGAAATTAGGTGCGAATGATTATTTTACAAAACCTTTTAATATGGAAGAAATGAAAGAAAGCATAGAGGATCATTTAAAATATATAAAAAAATCACAAGAGCTGTCTGATCAAGGAGAGGAAAATAAAACAGAGATTATTGGGAAAAGTAAATCTATACAAAATGTAAAGGAGATTGCAAAAAAAGTAGGAAATATGCTTTATGATACATTCATATTAATTCAAGGGGAAAGTGGAACAGGTAAAGAAATTATTGCAAAAGCAATACATTTTAATGGGATAAGAAGAAATAAACCTTATATTGCTCTAAATTGTGCTGCAATTCCTAAAAATTTACAAGAAAGTGAATTGTTCGGATATGAAAAAGGAGCTTTTTCAGATGCAAAACAGCAAAAAAAAGGATTAATAGAAGAATCTAATGGAGGGACATTATTTTTAGATGAGATTGGTGATATGGATATAATGCTTCAGGCAAAACTTTTAAGAGTTCTTCAAGAAAAAAAGTTTCGCCGTATTGGAGGAATAAAGGAGATTGCTTTTCAGGCTAATGTAATTGCTGCAACCAATAAAAGTTTGTTAAAGGAAATAGAAAATGGAAATTTTCGAGAAGATTTGTATTATCGATTAAATGTAGTTCCTATATATACAACACCATTGAGAGAAAGAAGAGAGGATATAGAATTATTAATTAACTATTTTATTAGTCAATATAATAAAAGTTTAAATAAAAGTGTAAAGGGAATAACAAAGGAAGCTCTTGAAATCTGTGAAAACTATGAATGGAGAGGAAATGTTAGAGAATTAAAAAATTTTGTAGAAAGAGTTATGATTTTTCAAGAAGATGAATGGATTGATGTAGAGAATCTGCCTCAAAATATTATTAGCTATGAGAGTACAAAAGATAGTAATGCCTTTATAGGTAGCAATTTAGAATCAGTAGAAATGGAAATGATTCATAAAACACTGCAAAAAAACAATTGGAATATTTCAAAAACGGCACGAGATTTAGGGATTTCACGAGTAACTTTAAGGCGAAAAATTGAAAAGTACAGTATTCATAAGTAA
- a CDS encoding aspartate-alanine antiporter-like transporter, producing MMKFDLVAWITNPFVLMFISVFTGLLFGKIKFGKFNFGVSGTLFTGLVIGWWVLKFAKGFKETDAGYKAAQKLIASSVVSKNFFILFLVLFVAAVGLLAAKDMGMVLKKYGAKFVVLGFIITFLGAAATYGMTIISSDANPYEVSGVYTGALTSSPGLAAAIETARGHSTDWVEKYESLDTNEKERFLKLLDPSGKLTPENTPTLTDEQKAQFVKNAEAGIGVGHAIGYPFGVIIVIIAVNFFPKIFGIDAKKELEDLRKEMNKVRAEAAVTSDIEETSFDLIAFSVACFVGYTIGKIKIFLGPLGYFSLGSTGGVLIGALILGYIGKIGFMNFRMNNKILGVIRQLALAFFLAIVGLRYGFKVFDALLGTGGYLAIVSLVVGVVAMLLGFFIGRYVFKINWIMLSGAICGGMTSTPGLGAAIEAAGCDDPAAGYGATYPFALLGMVIFTILLHNMPM from the coding sequence ATGATGAAATTTGATTTGGTAGCTTGGATTACAAATCCATTTGTATTGATGTTTATATCTGTATTTACAGGTTTGTTATTTGGTAAAATTAAATTTGGAAAATTTAATTTTGGAGTATCTGGCACATTGTTTACAGGTCTTGTAATAGGTTGGTGGGTACTTAAGTTTGCAAAGGGGTTCAAAGAAACAGATGCAGGATATAAAGCAGCTCAAAAGTTAATTGCTTCAAGCGTTGTTAGTAAAAATTTCTTTATTTTATTTTTAGTTTTATTCGTTGCTGCAGTAGGGTTATTAGCAGCAAAGGATATGGGAATGGTTCTTAAAAAATATGGAGCGAAATTTGTTGTTTTAGGGTTTATCATTACATTCTTAGGGGCTGCAGCTACCTATGGAATGACGATTATAAGTAGTGATGCGAATCCATATGAAGTATCAGGGGTATATACTGGTGCACTAACAAGTTCTCCTGGTCTTGCAGCAGCGATTGAAACTGCAAGGGGACATTCTACTGATTGGGTTGAAAAATATGAATCATTAGATACTAATGAGAAAGAAAGATTTTTAAAACTACTTGATCCTTCAGGAAAACTTACTCCAGAAAATACACCTACATTAACAGATGAACAAAAAGCACAGTTTGTAAAAAATGCTGAAGCTGGTATTGGAGTAGGGCATGCTATTGGATATCCATTTGGTGTAATTATTGTAATTATTGCAGTAAACTTTTTCCCTAAAATATTTGGAATTGATGCAAAAAAAGAGCTTGAGGATTTAAGAAAAGAAATGAATAAAGTGAGAGCAGAAGCAGCAGTTACTTCAGATATAGAAGAAACATCATTTGATTTGATTGCCTTTTCTGTTGCTTGCTTTGTAGGATATACCATAGGTAAAATAAAAATATTCTTAGGACCGTTAGGATATTTTAGTCTTGGTTCTACAGGAGGGGTTTTAATAGGAGCTTTAATCCTTGGATATATAGGAAAAATTGGATTTATGAATTTTAGGATGAACAATAAAATTTTAGGTGTTATAAGACAACTTGCATTGGCTTTTTTCTTAGCAATAGTGGGACTAAGATATGGATTTAAAGTATTTGATGCTCTTTTAGGAACAGGAGGATATTTAGCTATTGTATCTCTTGTTGTAGGAGTTGTTGCTATGCTTTTAGGATTCTTCATTGGAAGATATGTATTTAAGATTAACTGGATTATGTTATCTGGAGCAATATGTGGGGGAATGACTTCAACACCAGGACTAGGAGCTGCTATTGAGGCAGCAGGTTGTGATGACCCGGCAGCAGGATATGGAGCAACTTATCCATTTGCATTACTAGGAATGGTAATTTTCACAATACTCCTTCATAATATGCCAATGTAG
- a CDS encoding acetyl-CoA hydrolase/transferase family protein, whose amino-acid sequence MLEGRLRREDLKCKIMSAKEAANMILDGMIVATSGFTPSGYPKAVPLALSKRIENGENVGITLITGASVGDELDGSLSRAGIIKRRFPYQTHKDMRNGINSGSIMYQDMHLSHLPQYMSYGFLGKIDVAIVEAVAITEEGGIIPSTSVGISPTAVKLADKVIVEINTSQPMALEGMHDIYLPENPPNRKPIPIEHAADRIGTTYIPCDPEKIAAIVVTDITDKVRPLGAIDENARAISGYIMEFLQHEVKMGRLPKDLLPLQSGVGSVANAVLGGLIDSPFSNLTCYTEVLQDSMLDLIDAGKASVISTTAITPSEEGLVRFHKNIDKYKKHIILRPQEISNSPEVARRLGVIAMNTAIEVDIYGHVNSTNIMGSRMMNGIGGSGDFIRNAYLSIFTTVSTAKDGDISSIVPMVSHVDHTEHDVMVVVTEQGLADLRGTSPRERARKIIQNCAHPDYKDRLMDYLERAENGKLKHEPHLIGEALSWHEKFLKTGTMK is encoded by the coding sequence ATGTTAGAAGGAAGACTTAGAAGAGAAGATTTAAAATGCAAAATAATGTCAGCTAAAGAAGCTGCAAATATGATTTTAGATGGAATGATTGTAGCAACTAGTGGATTTACTCCTTCAGGATATCCAAAGGCAGTACCTCTAGCTTTGAGTAAAAGGATAGAAAATGGTGAAAATGTAGGAATAACGCTTATAACAGGTGCTTCTGTTGGGGACGAGTTAGATGGAAGTCTTTCAAGAGCAGGTATAATCAAAAGAAGATTTCCATATCAAACTCACAAAGACATGAGAAATGGAATAAATAGTGGAAGTATTATGTATCAGGATATGCATCTTAGTCATCTTCCACAGTATATGAGTTATGGGTTCCTTGGAAAAATAGATGTTGCAATAGTGGAGGCTGTAGCTATTACAGAAGAAGGAGGAATTATTCCTTCTACTTCTGTAGGGATTTCTCCAACAGCTGTTAAGCTAGCAGATAAAGTGATTGTAGAGATAAATACTAGTCAACCAATGGCTTTAGAAGGAATGCATGATATTTACTTACCTGAAAATCCACCAAATAGAAAACCTATTCCTATTGAACATGCAGCAGATCGTATAGGAACTACTTATATACCATGTGATCCTGAAAAAATTGCTGCAATAGTTGTGACGGATATAACGGACAAAGTTAGACCTTTAGGGGCAATAGATGAAAATGCTAGAGCAATTTCAGGTTATATTATGGAATTTTTACAGCATGAAGTAAAAATGGGAAGACTTCCTAAGGATTTATTACCATTACAATCTGGAGTAGGCTCTGTTGCAAATGCTGTATTGGGAGGACTTATTGATTCACCTTTTAGTAATCTAACCTGCTATACAGAGGTTCTTCAGGATTCTATGCTAGATTTAATAGATGCTGGAAAAGCTAGTGTGATTTCTACTACAGCTATTACACCTTCAGAAGAGGGATTGGTAAGATTTCATAAAAATATAGATAAATATAAAAAACATATTATTTTAAGACCACAAGAAATTAGTAATAGTCCAGAGGTTGCTAGAAGATTAGGTGTAATTGCTATGAATACAGCTATTGAGGTAGATATATATGGGCATGTTAATTCAACAAATATTATGGGATCACGCATGATGAATGGTATAGGAGGATCAGGAGACTTTATTAGAAATGCATATTTATCTATATTTACAACTGTTTCAACAGCTAAAGATGGAGATATCTCTTCCATAGTGCCTATGGTTTCACATGTAGACCATACAGAACATGATGTAATGGTAGTTGTTACAGAACAGGGGTTAGCAGACTTAAGAGGTACTTCGCCAAGAGAAAGGGCAAGAAAAATCATTCAAAATTGTGCACATCCTGATTATAAAGATAGATTAATGGATTATCTAGAAAGAGCAGAAAATGGAAAGTTAAAGCATGAACCTCATTTAATCGGAGAAGCTTTATCTTGGCATGAAAAATTTTTAAAAACAGGAACAATGAAATAA
- a CDS encoding acyl-CoA mutase large subunit family protein, protein MFQKEKLDKIKESFKAYDEKVAETIKKRPERKEVFESGSGAVVNRLYTPADIEDFDYETDLGMPGSYPYTRGVQPTMYRGRFWTMRMYAGFATAEESNKRYKYLIEQGSMGLSVAFDLPTQIGYDSDHPLAEGEVGKVGVAIDSLADMEILFDGIPLDKVSTSMTINAPASVLLAMYIAVAEKQGVTPDKLRGTIQNDILKEYIARGTYIFPTEASMRLITNIFEYCSKEVPQWNTISISGYHIREAGSTAAQEVGFTLADGIAYVEAAIKAGLDVDTFAPRLSFFFNAHNDILEEVAKYRAARRLWARIMKERFGAKKPKSMALKFHTQTGGSTLTAQQPENNIVRVAIQTLAAVLGGTQSLHTNSKDEALALPTEDSVRVALRTQQIVAYESGVADTVDPLAGSYYIEAKTKEIEEEAMKYIKKIDELGGAPKAIDMGYIQQEIMDAAYNYQRDIETGKRIIVGMNKFKIEEEPPKGLLKVDPSVGELQKKKIQELKAKRDNEQVKEKLEALRGACQGDENLMPYILDAVRAYATLGEICGVMREVFGEYQQSVQL, encoded by the coding sequence ATGTTTCAAAAAGAAAAACTAGACAAAATTAAAGAAAGCTTTAAAGCTTATGATGAAAAGGTAGCAGAAACAATTAAAAAAAGACCTGAAAGAAAAGAAGTATTTGAAAGTGGTTCAGGAGCAGTTGTAAATAGACTTTATACACCTGCTGATATTGAAGATTTTGATTATGAAACTGATTTAGGTATGCCAGGTAGCTATCCTTATACTAGAGGGGTTCAACCTACTATGTACAGAGGTAGATTTTGGACAATGCGTATGTATGCAGGATTTGCTACGGCTGAAGAATCCAATAAACGTTATAAGTACTTAATTGAACAAGGATCAATGGGGCTTTCCGTTGCATTTGATCTTCCAACACAAATAGGTTATGACTCCGATCATCCACTAGCAGAAGGAGAAGTTGGAAAGGTTGGAGTTGCTATTGATTCATTAGCAGATATGGAGATTTTATTTGATGGTATTCCACTAGATAAAGTTTCTACTTCTATGACAATTAACGCACCAGCGTCAGTACTTCTTGCTATGTATATTGCAGTGGCAGAAAAACAAGGCGTAACACCTGATAAACTAAGAGGTACAATTCAGAATGATATTTTAAAAGAGTATATTGCTCGTGGAACATATATATTCCCTACAGAAGCATCTATGCGATTGATTACAAATATATTTGAATACTGCTCAAAAGAAGTTCCTCAATGGAATACAATCAGTATCTCAGGGTACCATATTAGAGAAGCAGGTTCAACGGCTGCACAAGAAGTTGGATTTACATTAGCTGATGGTATTGCATATGTTGAAGCAGCAATTAAAGCAGGACTTGATGTGGATACATTTGCACCAAGACTCTCATTCTTCTTTAATGCACATAATGACATTTTAGAAGAAGTTGCAAAATATAGAGCTGCGAGAAGATTATGGGCAAGAATTATGAAGGAAAGATTTGGAGCGAAAAAACCTAAGTCAATGGCACTTAAGTTCCATACACAAACAGGTGGTTCAACACTTACTGCACAGCAGCCAGAAAATAATATTGTTCGTGTTGCTATCCAAACGCTTGCAGCAGTGCTTGGTGGAACGCAATCTTTACACACAAACTCAAAAGATGAAGCATTAGCACTTCCTACAGAAGATTCTGTTAGAGTAGCATTAAGAACGCAACAAATTGTAGCATATGAGAGTGGTGTTGCAGATACAGTGGATCCATTAGCAGGTTCATACTATATTGAAGCAAAAACAAAAGAAATTGAAGAAGAAGCTATGAAATACATCAAAAAAATTGATGAATTAGGTGGAGCACCAAAAGCTATTGATATGGGATATATCCAACAAGAAATTATGGATGCTGCATATAATTATCAAAGAGATATTGAGACAGGAAAGAGAATCATTGTTGGTATGAATAAATTCAAAATCGAAGAAGAACCACCTAAGGGATTATTAAAGGTTGATCCTTCTGTTGGAGAATTACAAAAGAAAAAGATTCAAGAATTAAAAGCAAAAAGAGATAATGAACAAGTAAAAGAAAAACTAGAAGCTTTAAGAGGTGCTTGCCAAGGAGATGAAAATTTAATGCCATATATCCTAGATGCAGTAAGAGCATATGCTACTTTAGGAGAAATATGCGGTGTAATGAGAGAAGTATTTGGTGAGTATCAACAAAGTGTACAACTATAA
- a CDS encoding cobalamin B12-binding domain-containing protein, protein MDRPIRVLVAKPGLDGHDRGAKVIARALRDAGMEVIYTGLRQTPEQIVSAAIQEDVDCVAMSILSGAHNTLLPKVVELLKAENAEDILVIGGGVIPDDDIPFLKEKGIAEVFTPGTPTSVTIDFIKANVKRK, encoded by the coding sequence ATGGATAGACCTATTAGAGTATTAGTTGCAAAGCCAGGCCTTGATGGACATGATAGAGGAGCAAAAGTAATTGCAAGAGCTTTAAGAGATGCAGGGATGGAGGTTATATATACTGGTCTTAGACAAACACCAGAGCAAATTGTAAGTGCAGCTATTCAAGAAGACGTAGACTGTGTTGCTATGAGTATTTTATCAGGAGCGCACAATACATTGCTTCCAAAAGTTGTTGAACTTCTTAAAGCTGAAAATGCAGAAGATATTTTGGTAATCGGTGGAGGGGTTATTCCAGATGATGATATTCCTTTCTTGAAAGAAAAAGGGATTGCAGAAGTATTTACACCTGGAACGCCGACTTCAGTAACAATAGATTTTATAAAAGCAAATGTTAAGAGAAAATAA
- the meaB gene encoding methylmalonyl Co-A mutase-associated GTPase MeaB has protein sequence MNLAERLLKGEKRAVARLISMVENHDSEAVEILKKLYHKTGNAHVIGITGPPGAGKSTLTDKLVKALRKEGKTVGIIAVDPTSPFTGGSILGDRVRMSELSTDPGVFIRSMGTRGHLGGLSKATQGAVKILDIYGVDYIFIETVGVGQSEVDIAKNADTTLMVMVPGLGDDIQAIKAGIMEIGDVFAVNKADRDGAKRTATEIEMMLDFNQSDWRPPVQQVIAINNKGIEELLDHIKSHMNYLKETGKLQRRRSENSKLEIIDLTQQKLINMILDKSKKEEMVNQLAEEVASRKMDPYSAAESILKNIK, from the coding sequence ATGAATTTAGCTGAAAGATTATTGAAAGGGGAAAAAAGAGCGGTTGCAAGATTGATTTCGATGGTTGAGAACCATGATTCGGAAGCGGTTGAAATACTAAAAAAACTTTATCATAAAACAGGAAATGCGCATGTTATTGGGATTACAGGACCTCCAGGTGCAGGAAAAAGTACATTGACAGATAAACTTGTAAAAGCTTTAAGAAAAGAAGGAAAAACAGTAGGTATTATTGCTGTTGATCCTACAAGTCCTTTTACAGGTGGATCTATTTTAGGTGATCGAGTAAGAATGAGTGAATTAAGCACTGATCCAGGTGTTTTTATAAGAAGCATGGGAACAAGAGGCCATCTAGGAGGGCTTTCTAAGGCAACGCAAGGAGCTGTAAAGATTTTGGATATATATGGTGTTGACTATATATTTATTGAGACAGTAGGGGTTGGCCAGTCAGAGGTTGATATTGCTAAGAATGCAGATACAACCCTTATGGTAATGGTACCAGGGCTTGGTGATGATATTCAAGCTATAAAAGCAGGGATCATGGAAATTGGAGATGTATTTGCAGTAAATAAGGCAGATAGAGATGGAGCTAAAAGAACAGCAACGGAAATTGAAATGATGCTTGACTTTAATCAATCTGATTGGAGACCGCCTGTACAACAGGTGATAGCAATTAATAATAAAGGAATAGAGGAATTGCTAGATCATATAAAGAGTCATATGAACTATTTAAAAGAAACAGGAAAGCTTCAAAGGCGAAGATCAGAAAATAGTAAGCTTGAAATTATTGATTTAACTCAGCAAAAATTAATTAATATGATATTAGACAAATCTAAAAAAGAAGAAATGGTGAATCAATTGGCAGAGGAAGTGGCTTCAAGAAAAATGGATCCTTATTCTGCTGCAGAATCTATTCTAAAGAACATTAAGTAG
- the mce gene encoding methylmalonyl-CoA epimerase, whose translation MKVLKVDHIGVAVKNLDETLKFYQDILGLELQGTEVVEEQKVKVAFLPVGDTEVELLESTDPDGPIAKFIEKKGEGIQHIAFRVPNIEEAIQELKEKGVRMIDEKPRYGAGGAKIAFCHPKSTNGVLVELSERE comes from the coding sequence ATGAAAGTATTAAAAGTTGACCACATTGGAGTTGCTGTAAAAAATCTTGATGAAACATTAAAATTTTACCAAGATATTCTTGGACTAGAATTACAAGGAACTGAAGTTGTGGAAGAACAAAAAGTAAAGGTAGCATTTTTACCTGTAGGAGATACTGAAGTTGAACTTTTAGAGTCAACAGACCCAGATGGACCTATTGCTAAGTTTATTGAAAAAAAAGGTGAAGGCATTCAGCACATTGCATTTAGAGTGCCAAATATTGAAGAAGCAATTCAAGAATTAAAAGAAAAAGGCGTTAGAATGATAGACGAAAAACCAAGATATGGTGCTGGTGGTGCAAAAATAGCTTTTTGTCATCCAAAAAGTACAAATGGTGTCCTAGTAGAATTAAGCGAAAGAGAGTAA
- the mmdA gene encoding methylmalonyl-CoA decarboxylase subunit alpha, with translation MANNKIEDLRKRKEKIMLGGGQKRIEKQHASGKLTARERINLLFDEGTFVELDAFVKHRCTNFGMEKQESPGEGVVTGYGMVDGRLVYAYAQDFTVIGGSLGEMHAAKICKVLDNALKVGAPVVGINDSGGARIQEGVDALSGYGKIFFRNTIASGVIPQISAIMGPSAGGAVYSPGITDFIYMVDKTSKMFITGPQVIKTVTGEDVSAEALGGAMTHNTTSGVAHFVASNDEDCIMQIRRLLSFLPSNNMETAPVYETQDDINRISPELDDLLPDNPNKPYDMFDVITRIVDDGDYYEVQPYFAKNIITCFARINGSTVGIIANQPKFLAGCLDINASDKSARFIRFCDAFNIPLLNIVDVPGFLPGTNQEYGGIIRHGAKMLYAYSEATVPKVTLITRKAYGGSYIAMCNKELGADIVLAWPSAEVAVMGPQGAANIIFRNDIKNAENPAEERAKKIEEYTAEFATPYKAAERGYVDDIIEPSASRPRLVDAFNMLASKREVRPAKKHGNIPL, from the coding sequence ATGGCAAATAACAAAATAGAAGATTTGCGCAAACGAAAAGAAAAAATCATGCTTGGTGGTGGCCAAAAAAGAATAGAAAAACAACATGCATCAGGAAAATTAACAGCAAGAGAAAGAATAAACTTATTATTTGATGAAGGTACTTTTGTCGAATTGGATGCTTTTGTAAAGCATAGATGTACAAATTTTGGAATGGAGAAGCAAGAATCTCCAGGTGAAGGTGTTGTTACAGGATATGGTATGGTAGATGGAAGATTAGTTTATGCATATGCTCAAGATTTCACAGTAATTGGTGGTTCTTTAGGAGAAATGCATGCGGCAAAGATTTGTAAAGTATTAGATAATGCTCTAAAGGTGGGAGCGCCTGTTGTTGGAATTAACGATTCAGGTGGAGCAAGAATTCAAGAAGGTGTAGATGCACTTTCAGGTTATGGAAAAATATTTTTCAGGAATACGATTGCTTCAGGAGTAATTCCTCAAATATCAGCAATAATGGGACCTTCTGCAGGTGGAGCAGTATATTCTCCTGGAATAACAGATTTTATATACATGGTAGATAAAACTAGTAAGATGTTTATTACGGGACCGCAAGTTATTAAAACTGTTACAGGAGAAGATGTTTCAGCAGAAGCTTTAGGTGGAGCTATGACTCATAATACAACAAGTGGGGTTGCTCATTTTGTTGCTTCAAATGATGAAGATTGTATAATGCAGATTAGAAGATTATTAAGCTTCTTACCATCAAACAATATGGAGACTGCTCCTGTTTATGAAACACAGGATGATATAAACAGAATTTCACCAGAATTAGACGATTTATTACCAGATAATCCTAATAAACCATATGATATGTTTGATGTAATCACTAGGATTGTTGATGATGGTGATTATTATGAAGTGCAGCCATACTTTGCTAAAAATATTATTACTTGCTTTGCTAGAATAAATGGAAGTACTGTTGGAATTATTGCAAACCAACCTAAATTTTTAGCAGGATGTTTAGATATTAATGCATCTGATAAATCAGCTAGATTTATAAGATTTTGTGACGCTTTTAATATTCCACTATTAAACATTGTAGACGTACCAGGTTTCTTACCAGGAACAAATCAAGAGTATGGTGGAATTATAAGACATGGAGCAAAAATGCTTTATGCATATAGTGAAGCAACTGTACCAAAAGTTACTTTAATTACGAGAAAAGCATACGGTGGATCATATATTGCTATGTGTAATAAAGAATTAGGTGCTGATATAGTGCTTGCATGGCCAAGTGCAGAAGTTGCAGTTATGGGACCACAAGGGGCTGCAAATATTATTTTTAGAAATGATATCAAAAACGCAGAAAATCCGGCAGAAGAAAGAGCGAAGAAAATTGAAGAATATACAGCTGAATTTGCTACGCCTTATAAAGCGGCAGAAAGAGGATATGTGGATGATATTATAGAACCGAGTGCATCAAGACCAAGACTTGTAGATGCATTCAATATGCTTGCATCAAAGAGAGAAGTAAGACCTGCTAAAAAACATGGAAATATTCCTCTATAA
- a CDS encoding OadG family protein, with translation MDNLSLLEKFANPDLMQKLSIGEKMLASLYVMVLGMAVTFVALCILWGLIVLMSKMINSTKKEATKVVQAPEKTIAPAVEVEKEEKENEEELVAVITAAIAASLQTSTHNIVVRNITRVKDITPAWGRMGRIEQMNSRF, from the coding sequence ATGGATAATTTATCGCTGCTAGAAAAATTTGCAAATCCTGATTTAATGCAAAAGCTATCTATTGGAGAAAAAATGTTAGCTTCTTTATATGTAATGGTACTAGGAATGGCAGTAACATTCGTAGCACTGTGTATTTTATGGGGATTAATTGTTTTAATGTCAAAAATGATTAACTCAACGAAAAAAGAAGCTACAAAAGTTGTACAAGCTCCAGAGAAAACTATTGCACCAGCAGTAGAGGTAGAAAAAGAAGAAAAAGAAAATGAAGAAGAACTAGTTGCAGTTATTACTGCAGCTATTGCTGCAAGCTTGCAGACTTCTACTCATAATATTGTTGTTAGAAATATTACTAGAGTGAAAGATATAACGCCAGCGTGGGGAAGAATGGGTAGAATTGAGCAAATGAATAGTAGATTTTAA
- a CDS encoding biotin/lipoyl-containing protein — protein MKKFNITVNGNTYEVEVEEIGGVSPAPVARPAAPAPAPKAAPAPAPKPAAPAPAPKPAAPAPAGGNSVTAPMPGTILDIKVNEGDTVESGQVLLILEAMKMENEIMAPASGKVVSINTTKGASVNAGDVLVVIG, from the coding sequence ATGAAAAAGTTTAATATAACTGTTAATGGAAATACTTATGAAGTTGAAGTAGAAGAAATAGGAGGAGTATCACCAGCACCAGTTGCAAGACCAGCAGCACCAGCACCGGCACCAAAAGCAGCACCAGCGCCAGCACCAAAACCAGCTGCACCAGCACCAGCACCAAAACCAGCTGCACCAGCACCAGCAGGAGGAAATAGTGTTACAGCGCCGATGCCAGGAACAATTTTAGATATTAAAGTGAATGAAGGAGATACTGTTGAAAGTGGACAAGTATTGTTAATCCTAGAAGCTATGAAGATGGAAAATGAAATCATGGCACCTGCAAGCGGTAAGGTAGTATCTATCAATACAACTAAGGGTGCTTCTGTAAATGCAGGAGATGTATTGGTAGTAATCGGATAG